The genomic window GAGTAAGCAGGTTGATGAATGAATAATGGTGTACCCAAGTCATTGAGTATCTTCACGGCTTCAGAGGTTTGCTTTGCATCATAGCTCGAAATGCCAATATATAAGGCTTTTCCTTGGCGAACAAGCAAATCCAATGCATGCATCGTCTCTTCAAGTGGTGTATCAGGATCAGGACGATGGTGATAGAACACATCCACATACTCTAAGCCCATTCTTTTTAAGCTTTGATCCAAGCTGGATACGAGGTATTTTTTTGAACCCCAGTCTCCATAAGGGCCGTCCCACATCTTGTAACCGGCTTTGCTGGAAATAATGAGCTCGTCTCTGTAAGGCGCCAAATCTGTCTTGAGCATCTCTCCAAAAAATTCTTCTGCAGAACCTGGTGGCGGTCCATAATTATTTGCCAAATCAAAATGTGTTATCCCTAAGTCAAAGGCTTTTCGTATCATTTCTTTACCCGTTTCCCTTGCATCGACACCGCCGAAATTATGCCACAAACCAAACGAAATAAGTGGAAGTTTTAAACCAGAATGTCCAGACCGACGATACTGCATGTGTTCGTATCTATTATCAGCTGCTACGTATACCATATGATCTCTCCTTTATCGTCATTCTTCATATTGTAAACGTTTTCTTGGTTTCCTTCCACTTTTAGAATCACGAGTTATATTGTAAGCTAAATGATAATGGGACATGTTTATTTTGTATAAGAGTTTACTTACTCTTAGCTAAGAAGACTCACACAGACTATAAACGAAAATTTCTTTCCCCCACGTGAGAATACGCTTTTCTCTAGTCATGCCTATTCGCTCAGCGACTCGAATGGAAGGGGAATTGAGTGGAGCAATTAAGGAAATGAGTCGTTTCTGTCCTAAATCATGAATGGCAAAATCGCGACAAGCCGATGCTGCTTCGGTTGCATAGCCATTCCCCCAGGCATGTCTTGCGAACAAATACCCAATTTCTATTTCATCTTTTCCGTCTATATGTTGGGGGACTAGACCACATTGACCTAAAAACGTTT from Shouchella hunanensis includes these protein-coding regions:
- the mgrA gene encoding L-glyceraldehyde 3-phosphate reductase — encoded protein: MVYVAADNRYEHMQYRRSGHSGLKLPLISFGLWHNFGGVDARETGKEMIRKAFDLGITHFDLANNYGPPPGSAEEFFGEMLKTDLAPYRDELIISSKAGYKMWDGPYGDWGSKKYLVSSLDQSLKRMGLEYVDVFYHHRPDPDTPLEETMHALDLLVRQGKALYIGISSYDAKQTSEAVKILNDLGTPLFIHQPAYSMLNRWIEDGLQKVLEENGVGSIAFVPLAQGLLTSKYLNGIPTGSRATKGTSLSQEEITDATISKLNQLNELAKTRNQSLAQMSLAWVLREEKVTSALIGASKVEQIEENVKALDHLAFSKSELETIDRILAS
- a CDS encoding GNAT family N-acetyltransferase — its product is MKEHVLVTDRLALRQMTLADVDHLMTIFADPEAMAHYPATKNESETKKWIHWQLDLYQQTGAGLWIVEEKETKTFLGQCGLVPQHIDGKDEIEIGYLFARHAWGNGYATEAASACRDFAIHDLGQKRLISLIAPLNSPSIRVAERIGMTREKRILTWGKEIFVYSLCESS